GGTTGCAGCTGGTGTTATGATGGGTTTGAAGTTTTAGATCAGGACAAGGAGTTATGGGTTGGTTCGGTATTAGTGGAAGAGAAGATGTTGGCTGTTGCAAATGACTTGAGATGGATCATTGAAGTTCTGGTTCTGGGACATGGAGCTGAAGTTGAATTGAGCCAAGAAAGTGCCAGGGAATGTGTAGACGGGTTATGCTGTGATGAATGAGCTGATGCAAGTGGTATGAGGTGCTGAAGTTGCAGACGTTGCTGCTGCTACAAGAACTGATGTTTACAGGCCATGGGTTTGCTGGCAGTGGTTCTGGTCATGTGTTGCTGCTGCAAATGGGGAGACTGTTAGTTAGAGGCTGAGCTGAACAATGGGTATCTGCAGACAACGGTGATTCAGGTGGTATGGCCGAGAGTAGTAAGAAACTGGCAGTCTAAAGACCAACAGATTCAAGGGTTTGGCAGAAGCTAGGACTTGAGCATTGAGCAGTTGAGAAGCCAGAACCAGTGCAAGACTCAAGAATTGGTTATGGTGTTGAATGGATCTAAATTGCAGGTACATTGGCTGTGAGATAGAGAAGGCAGTGGTGGCTCTGGTGTTGCTAGCAATAAGAAGCAGCTGAGAGTGGAGATGGAGTAATTGGTTTGAGATGTTGTCGCAGTTACAAAGTGCAGTGCTAGAGTTGCAGATGAGTAAATGACACGTTGTGTTGTGGTGGCAGAGATCACTCGAGTTGGCTGTCAGTGAGTTCAAGAATGGTTGTTGCAAGTGAGTTAGAGAGGGTGTTTGTTGCTGCAAGAATTGAGCTGCAGAGAAGAACAATGAAATGAAACAgagttagatgtatgttagggttATACAGGCAAGGATTTGGAAGGCCTGGAATCGGCCAGAACTGATCAGAAAAGAGTCAAATCTAGGCAGAAATCGGTTATGATCAAGTCGGGTCAGTGAGTTATCCCGAATTCCTTGATTTGACTTGGACCTGCTCTGACCAGGCTTCAGAAATGGGCTGTCTGACTAGGCTTCAGAAATGGGCTGTTTGAGCGACTGAGTTTTGGCAGATGAGCTTATGAGTTATGACCTAAGAATGAAGGTGAACAGAAGATATAAAGGAACCTCTCTCCACACACTATtctattatcttttcttttcttctagttttgttctagggtttagaaagacGATATCTTTTCTATTCCTACTTACTATGAATTCCTTTGATACgagtagttaatcttattattggtACATAGCATGTCCCTGATatgagtagttaatcttattattggtAAGTAGCATGTCTCTTTGATTTAATAAATtagtcgattatgattcactacaAATATCGCAtgtttgattaatttttgtattgtcaagttgcaaattggtagaactcgtaatcacatccattgctagtttagggttttttatacgtaaaagtgataatccttgaatacaagtagcataattgtgaatattgcttgtagtgatgaatcctagtagtcacaagtgagtcataacctttgttaaatcggattagtgcttttacacgttcgattgctttgattggcccgatttcatagaacttagtgtatctagggaattaaacttgattactgcttttacacgttaggttgttctcatattcgcatcttttaatgtgtttgttgatggcaagaggaaattagcgggatattcttgcgatcaaggtatcctagggcctttgataaagtagagattaaatatcaattctaattttTATGACAAGaatatgtttgtgaatgaaaacgaaatccttaaccaatgctttcacatctttgaatttatttgcttttatatttgttttagttACATAAATCAGAAAAATTCCCCTTGTtttacataagaaaccgaaacatattggcaACCTAgttctctctgtgggaacgatcctttcttacccttgctatattatatattttgacaagtgagaaagtaatttatttttgacgcatacgacatcgatcagAAACCGACCctaactcgtcataagcccatgggtagaactcaactctaaAACCGGTCTACAAGTTGAGggatcccattgacttataaactacccaattGAGCTTCATCTAACTAATGTGGGACTAACGgaaattcctatggcaatggccaaatgcatttttttgttgagccaggtggatggggCTTTTTCACTATGGTAAAGCATTGAGCGGTTGATCATCAAGCGCCCGTCCTTAAGACAAACGATGGCGTTGGCAGGAAAAGCGCAGGCGTTGGAAATACACACGCTGGCGCTCCTAACATAAACTCGGCGCTCGAACATACAGCGCCGGCGTTTTTGCTACAAACGCCAACGGGTAGTTTTTTAAATTTCAAAtttcactttttacctctataaagtaccatcatcttcaaacaattcactcacaccaaaattcacttatcttgaattttctcttctaaaatctatttcagttttttagtttattgttggtgaaatggctgaaaaggcgatcacacttttttgcgatgcaaaactagaagctgttgtttctaatatatatgggagttttaaaaagattgaaaattgtaagagggaagtgcaagtttttgaagttgctccaagaaaatgttccgctaaaatgcatagaagagctccagttttgaaagttaacaacaaaaaattcaaaaacaaaggcgaaactgtcaaagagtgcgttgaatggaagatacgtcaaatgaagatatacatgaggccaaaacttgtacttgatttttattgaagtcgTTAAGTACGTTTTATTATtccctaagtttatatcttgtaaaaggattggtatcaatgaatgaaaataattagattttaaaatagagatttccacttcagattaagcgaaatttattacaattttaACTTGCAAATAATATCAAATTatattttaataaaccacaacaaaaacatcaaactacatcaaatccaacgacattctctctgtagagttcatagcattcaaaatgcttaaactttcttccgctttcttcagtaaacttggtctgagcgatgtTTTCTGTAtaacagataaacaacaagttcagatattTATGATCCAGTTGATTCCATGAGGACAGAGGTaaagatactcaccagttcttcaTTGGATAACCAGAATTgctacggtgaaccatccacaaaactttcatataatgtttgacttccttagtgatgaatgcaattcttatttctagtctcttactgtttcttatggtttcgttccgcgatgctacaaaatatcccaatactctttcccagaaatagtCACCGTCCATTGGTCTCATCATGCAATGTAACCAAgatcgaacaagagtaacatgttcttccattgtaaagactGGGAGAGGCATTCGAGTGCAGTACaaatgtgcttgagatggaccatcttttagaattctaaaacgCGATTGTAATGAAAAGGTTTACcatgagcttcctcccaattatcaagagatgtttggatcacttcttcttcagttacgatgaacttttctcgatcaatttccattgccagagcaagaaatggctggagtgcaagcctaatagattgaaaacgagcacgcaatcgacgagcatctcggtttcctaagtttcccgtcagtgagacgaacattgaaaaacgttctcccaaaaagaaccGTCTTGAGAGCCCAtaccagtgattaccctatgaaaaaaatatgctttgcatatagttatatcctcttcttcagtaaacttgggaccacgatttctaacagacatttatgcagagtgagagagattaaagaagaagaagatgtgattttggagatggaaagaatgaaatttataggtcgagaaagaaAATAGAGCCATTGGAAATTTAGCcgttggcgtttgtagtaaaaccgCATGACTTTCCTTTAAGCTCCCGTTTGAATTACCATTAGAgttggcgtttgtagtaaaaTCGCGCGACTTTACTAAAATCACGCGACTTTATTAAAaccgcccgtttgaattaccaatgCCTATTTTTTTGTTATAAGTATAACACTAGGTTTTATTATCAACCAAACCAACAGATTTCTTTCtcaacatccaccatgttttctaaaggcaaagcgaagtaaatattatgtgtcgaagcaaaaaaggtttgtccattatgtttcatggataccCACAGTCTTGtgcaatgcccttggatgtattcaaagtgtccgcgaTAAGGTTtttcacgcatcagaatggtgattgaatcacaaccggaaaagctcgggtatttgcaatgtcaagatcccaactgtccagaggaaccacatatgctagatgatgctatgaagattaaaaaggaataagaagaaaagattgcaacactctgcaaaaacttcaaaaaaattgaagaaggagttattacactgcaagcattgtggatatggagatcacgaatacaaacattatccacagagaatcagtggatgctcaaagcccggttgcaaaacttttatgcatttgcggacttcttatgaagaagacacatatggaaggcatttctgggaatgtcctaagtgttttttggtggagtgggctgatcgaagttgaaggacaaatcgattcactatggtattatgttatttagtttgctatttattttgtgttattacgattatctaaaaccaaacatgtggatgtcttcacatttgcaccatcaatatcataagtaatttaaatttttcctggattaaacattgcaccatcaatctcctaaataaaaacatactgcattgaacaTCCATagcatacatgagaataaaagaaatacattagatcaaaacaactactacataggcgtcaattctcggcggatggtggaattcctagggcgatGTAGGGATTATATTttttgagcaccctaagaatgttgaaacaagcatggaagtcgaaaggacgaccgCGGTGAGATACTGCCCACATTGCTAgagttctgggttccacttcatgttcggcttcaccgttgagcttatttttgtgattctccattagttgaGCGACGAATTCCGATACATTATAAATAATTACATTAAAACAATGCGCCAATCCGTGACAATCACACCTATTAATGTTCATCGTTCCAGCGACGAACATTTCATAAACTTTCTCCAAGAACGTCGATCGGGATACATTCCTACCGATATCAGCaacatcttgtgtgtgaaaaacgtaggctctacaaatagctaaatcctcttgttgagtgaatctaacaccacaaactttgggaggcatttttgtggatgatttgagagtgaagaatgtgtagaacgtgagaatttagagttgaaatgaggagtatttatagaactcaaaaattagagccgttaGATAACAAGAGTTTTCATCCGTCCAGATTCAGCCGTTGGCACTTTTACTAAAACCGCGGCGTGTTCAGCAAAAACGCTGGCGTGTGAAGTAAACGAGCGTTTGATTGACAAGCGCTAGCATTTTTGGGACAAGCACCCGCATTGATACCAAGTTCGCCCGCTCTTTCATCATGTGCGCACTACATGTTCTATCTCACtcgacaaaccaacaaatttgttggtttgtacatccatttttcatgtttgttgagtccatagtgggagtaaaatcaacaaacttcaagtttgGACTGCTATAAGGTCTCAACATCCCTccacgcttccagacccaacATCCTCAttggcccactctatcgacactggCCCAGAAGTAGCCCTTTCCTTATGACGGCTCCACTTGACTACCATTATTAAATATGGTGGCACCTATGCCCATACATAGGTGCGCCCACACCTTAATCCagcctataggtcaccccttccaTGGAGCGGGCATGGATCACAGTGGTTGTCCCTGATATCAAATATTAGGATACCGACCCTCACTCGTCATAatcccatgggtagaactcaactctaaAACCGGTCTACAAGTTGAGGagtcccattgacttataaactacccaattaagccccatctaacctATGTGAGACTAACGTCCCAACAGATTATGAGGAGTTAGTGTGCAACTGCTCACTAATGCAAGGTATGTTTATACAGACATTATGGACTACCATGGATGGCTTGTTTCTACTTTCCATTGTTTAAAGATGACTCAACGGAAAGTTTTTCTGTCTCTCTTCTCTCTCTTCCCTGAAAATTTCTCAGGCTACTAAAATTCCCGGAAAAGAAAACGAACACCAAAATATGAATGTTATATTACCGTTATTATACCGTTAAAAAATATTTAACCGGAGTTTAGATCGGAAGTTGACCGGAACTGAGCTACTAGATAGGCATGTCAACGACACTTAACGTAACAAATAATGGCTCTGCCGCTACCTTTTCCGTTTAAATTAGAGGTTAACCGTTATCCGTTAAATGCCGACggaattgtaaaatccaaaaccattGCCGTTACGTCGGACTTATCGGCTAACGGTTAATTTTCCGGTATTAACCGGTATGTCACAGGAAAACACAAAAGCAGGTTTAAAACACAAACCAATTACATAGAATAGTTCTAAATCCAAGCAAACAAGTTCTAAATCCAAGCAAACAAGTTCTAAATCCATGACacacagaaaaaaaaacatacagatgttcatgttctaaaccaaattacatgttcagatcatcacatgttctatcaaaagaaaaaaaccaagtttttgcaaaagaaaagacaaagggatgccaactgcatctgcaactgcaaatgcattcctccatctccaaattctccactgccaatgccaactgcattcctccttagtcctcaacttctgcattttgaaaggaaaatgaaaagtgttagacagtgatgtcagtgaagcaacttaagttggcaaagtggcaatgtcagtgcaataagccaataaaagtggcaatgtcagtgcaataagccaataaaagtggcaatgtcagtgcaGTCACAACTATCAGTAAAAGCTAGTAAAATATTAAGATATAAGGAAACTTACCAGTAACACAACTATTGCTCtcactgagagtgagatctggcagccaatcacccaaacaaagcaaagcttcaacaagatctggagctaatgaactcctgtgagatgtgagaactctgccaccaatactaaacatggattctgatgctacacttgtcactggaacagccaatacatctcttgcaatccttgagagaattgggtacttagcagaatgattcttccaccaacttaagatatcaaacctcatttcttcagcagctgtgcctttaggaagaactggttctgctaagtatgtctccaattctgacttctcaacctcaaacatattgttttccataatgaaatcatcataaccaaatccatatgatgttgttgtactTGTACCTGCACAGCTCTCAAATGCAGTTGAATGCATTGCAGTATCAAAATAATCTGGAGCTGTAGTGTTTGTTTCATAAGCACAGAAAAGAGCATTGAGTgcaagctcaaatttgttatagtgacttttataatgatccacaccatatactctcttcataacaaactccacccatttagctttgtacctaggatctaaaacaaccccaatgcccatcaaagtgttactttctttccagtagctatcaaatttcatcctcatattaTTGGCCATGTCTCTGATGTACTCATGCTGACTTGATTCCCATatcttaatgcatctattaacttcttgcaccctattataatataaatttgcagtgggatacttaatcccaacaaatttggttgaaatgacatcaaacaattccaaacattcacatatgtgtactccttgttcccactccttagaggttggtagtatcttgaagtcattatCTAAATCAGCTAGCCTAAAAAAAGCTTGTCTCGGAAAGATTGCATCCTTTAGCATCTTAtaggtggagttccacctggtatccacatctaaacccaCAGACCTTGAAGAAGGAAGCTTAACTTGAGCAATAGaaaattcaaatctctcttttctagcctgacttgctttgacatattttacacactctctaactgcatctataaatggagcagccactctcattccacaccctacaatcaagtgtaatacatgattactacacctcatttggaatatatccccattaagaactaaacagtctttgctatcaagccatttcttcagatggtccatcataacattgttggagctagcattgtcagcagcaacaacaaaaatcTTAGTATCTATGTTCCAATCTAAACAtactgatttcactacagatgctagaacttctccagaatgtggtgatggcactaaagtatatgcaagtgttttcttaatcagtttccaatcatcatctatgtaatgcattgtcacacagcaataaccatcctttgtatgcttacatgaccacatatctgttgttaaactacacttagatgtaattgtctcaaattggtcttgtaattcttttttgaactcagttcttagtttcatgatatcttccctaactgtattcctagtgtaaagtttagcagcaggatttaaagacttcacaaactcaacaaaatatggatgctcaactatagtgattggataaccatgtttagcaatcattttggcaactagtatcctagtagcatcagcatcatacttccaattagcaagcttagtttgtgcattacctgttctgactgtagtaatctttgtttgtcctttcttgtttgcaggctttttttggcaagttttggcatggtAATGCAATTTGCTGGTTCCTTGGCTACTGGGTGAAGTCATTCTCTTATTACAATGTTTGCATTTAGCTACAAGTATCCCAATCTCCTTACCTTTTACCATCTTCTTTTCAGTTAACCTTTCAAAATCATCCCAAACATCAGACCTTACTGCACGCAGTTTCTTCTTTGCTTCAGCTATAattggatcttcatctacttctatttcttctactgcttcttctGTTGCAACAGCAGCAGGTGTTGATTGAATTCCTGATTGTTGAACTTGAGATGCAGAAGGTAATTCAGATGCAACTGAAAGTGATTGAGAGGGATGACTTCTTTTTGATGAACCAACGCAATTGGATGCTTCTCTTTCGCTTTGGGTCATGATTAATTTCacgaattgaaaaccctaatttcaattttcagaaaccctaaattgaaaatttagtttttaggattgaaattaaactcgaaataaaaagtacaagataaccctagttttctaatcgaatgaagatgatgattttgctcgaattgaaaggaaggagatgaccctagttttctaatcgactgaggggtgagtttttcttctctcgtttgtgagttgaagaacagaagaagatgaaaatgatgttcATTCGAGTATAGTAACCTAGGTATAGATGAATGTTACACGTGCTAGGCACACGTTAGCGGTTAACGGAACTAAGGCTAACGGAAATAGGTCTTTCGTTGCCGTCACCGTCGGATAAAATTAACCGCTACATTATcggtaacggataacggatataatggaactaaacgtaacggcaaccgggtaatcggattcggctaacggttaacggatttccattgacaggcctactaCTAGATAACAAAATGAAGATCTAATACCAAAATTGAGATAACGGAGGAACACAAGTTGGAAGAATTCATTAATCAGGAGAGATTCTAAACTCAAAGATAGAAGTAAAATACTGAAACAAAGACGCAAAGATACTAAGACACAAAGATACTAAGACACCAAAACACAAATAACACCAGTTACAAAAGACACAAAGCCACAGAGATTCTGAGATATCTAACACTTCAAAGCACGAAACTCTGAAGACCGATATTACTGCAATTATTTCTTTCTATGTATTTTCTTGTCACAGAACAACCCTATTCTTTGCTCTTCTTCTCTGGTGCTGAAGACCCTGGTTGGTTACTCTTTCATTGATCTTCGTGATCATCCTGAAGATCCCATTGATTCCGAAAAACAAAGAGCTCCTTCTTTTCTGGCTGCTGCCTCATATCAGGAAAGGGAAAATGAGGAGTAAAATCTTCAGCTTGATATACGAACCCAAGTTCAGGAGGAGTTCTCACCGGAAACATTTCATCGGAAGttccccatccatctccatagcTAGCTCGTCGGGAGTAGTTTGGCTCTAGAGAACAAAAAAATTCTCCATCACTTAACTCAATCGCTCTCTCTTCTTCCTCTGCTCTTTCTTCCTCCTCTATCTCTTGATCCTATGGAATCTCGAAGTCCTCGTTGTAATAAtaattaccatcatcatcataatgTGCAGGATCATCTGAAGAGGCATATCGATAGTAATCTTCAATCATATCATCAACTTCTGAGGGACTTCCTGGTGGGGGATTCTCATCCAACTCTGGAGCTACTTGAAGCAGATTGGCATTATCAGCATTCACTGCAGACTGATTAGATAATTGATTAGGTATTTTGGAACTCTGAAAGGGAGATTCGTAAATAATCTCCTTAATCTCTTCATCGGGGTTCTCCTTGGATGGTGGAATGGATTGTTTTTCAGAGTTATTCCCACTACTGCTACCAAAATATATCTTTCGCCTAACACTCTCTATTGTTGTTGATTTTCCATGCTCTTCTTACTGTGATCACTCATCTTGTTATTAAAAAGTATTTGTTCTTTGTTAagtttgtggtgtattttggttaACAATTCACTGACTTTTTATTTAGgtttcaacttgcttatgcattgATTCTCAACCACTTAAGTTAATACAATCCCCTTTTTTAGGTTTAAGTCTTTTCGTCTTTTTTTGCACGGGTCCTTAGTCTTACCTCTTTCATTGAAATCTGACACTCTACTTCGTTTGTAGACTTTACTGGTTTTTAGTTCTTTACTTGTACTAGTGTGTTTTTCTCCTGCATAGTTTGCAGAAGGTAAAGTCTTCTGTTTTACTCCCTGTAAGTTTTAAGTGCTCTTGGTGTTGTGTTGGCGGTGCATAGGGTACTTCCCAATTACCCTGGCAAAGAGTTATACCTCACATATCAAatggagaaaaagaaagagataagTCTCTCTGACTTTGATTGAATTAAGTACTTTAATACATAGGAAAAGATCACCAACTTTTCTAGAATTCTTAGAC
This portion of the Papaver somniferum cultivar HN1 chromosome 11, ASM357369v1, whole genome shotgun sequence genome encodes:
- the LOC113320347 gene encoding uncharacterized protein LOC113320347, producing the protein MTQSEREASNCVGSSKRSHPSQSLSVASELPSASQVQQSGIQSTPAAVATEEAVEEIEVDEDPIIAEAKKKLRAVRSDVWDDFERLTEKKMVKGKEIGILVAKCKHCNKRMTSPSSQGTSKLHYHAKTCQKKPANKKGQTKITTVRTEVED